The following is a genomic window from Adhaeribacter radiodurans.
AATATCCCCACTAAAAATTACTGTTTTATGTACCGCTTTACCCACCACTACCCTGCATTTCCAGGTCACACTGTCGTTTTTAAAAACCCGTAAAGTATAGTCCGGAATGTTCACCACCAGGTAATCCGATTCTGCATGTATAGGCAACCACCGGCTCCGTTCCATATTTACTATTATTTGCTGAATACGGGTTTTTAAAGGCACGTTTAATTCTGTTAAAGTACTGCCTCCAAGAATGCCATCCGATAGAAGTCCATGGCGCTGCTGAAATTGCTTTACTGCTGCTACCAGAGCAACATCAAAAAGGTTCGTGCTCGTATCACCGGTAAAGTCGCCATATTTTTGCAAACGGTGTTTTATTTGAAGGATTTCTGCTGATTTATCTCCCTGTTGGTAACCGTTCTTTTTGGATGGAATAGGGCTCCATACTTCCTTTTTATTTAATTCCTGGTAACGCTGTAAAAAGGTTCTTAATAATTCATATTGCCGATATACCGGTTCTTTTACTCTTTCTCTGGGTTGGATTAGAAGACTATCCAGAAATTCGCTATAGGAAACTTTTTTACGCGGTACAAACCACTGCATGGCCTGTGATATAGAATCATTTAAGCCTTCCCAAGCTGTTCGGGCAAAAGCAAAATAACCGGCTGTTAGCATTAGTTCCGTTCTGGGATCGGGTTTAACGTAAGCCTCACCTTGTGCCTCCGCTAGTAAAGAATCAAATTCCTGGCGATAAGGCAATTCCTGCCGGATTCCTTCCTGCTCTATATTAATTACTTTATTGGCAACGTTGCCAGCCTGTTCAATTAAACCCCGTTTATCAAACCAGGCATAAGCAAAGTTTCGGGTACGATAAAATCTTTTTAAATTGGCTTCGTAAGGATGAAAGGCGGGGTATTCCTGAAAAAACTGATGCAGGTAAGTAGAATCAAAACTTAGTTCGGTTTGCGGGCTAAAATTGCCGGATATAGTTTTTTTGATTTCGGTTAGGGTACTATCCCTGGCCACATTTTCCGGGGACCTTTTTTCTGAGGATTTAGAGTTTTGATTACAGGCGGTACATATTAAAATTCCTGCATACATTAAGTAATTAAAAAGGCTCCCTTTTGATTTCATATTTGGTATACGAATCTTTACTTAGACTATCCCGCCCGATCGGCTTTATTTTTTCCAGGCCCACTAACGCAATAAGAGGGAAGTTGGACTAAGCCTCTCCCCTCTTACACTTGTCTTTACTGGTAGTTAAGGCTACTTAGGCAAAGAGAGTTTTTCATTGAATTTTAGTACTTGCGGCGAATTCTGGTTTTTCTTGGTAGTAATAACGATTACCCCATTGCTGGCTTTATCCCCGAATAACTTTCGGGCGCTTTCCCCTTTGAAAACATTCATACTTTGAATTTCACTGGGATCCATGTTTTTGGCGACGGTATTCGTTTCTTTTTTCCCGTCAATATAATAAACCACGGCCTGCGGCGATGTTACTTGTACACTTGGTGATTGCGGGGCATTATAAGAGGAACCGGGGGTTAGTGTCGGCTCATCATTGCAGGCGGTAAAAGCCAGCAGTGGAACAGTTATCATGGGTACTAGAATGGCATATCGGGCAACGTGCCGTAAGGGAGATTTGCATTTGTTCATCATAGCAATACGCATTTTTATAGTTAGAAAATTATAATTATTAACCAGGGTAATCCCCGAGGATAGGCCGCTGAGGCGCACTAAACTGTATTGGTAAAATTGGCTATTTACCCCGCTTAGGAGCATCTG
Proteins encoded in this region:
- a CDS encoding L,D-transpeptidase family protein produces the protein MKSKGSLFNYLMYAGILICTACNQNSKSSEKRSPENVARDSTLTEIKKTISGNFSPQTELSFDSTYLHQFFQEYPAFHPYEANLKRFYRTRNFAYAWFDKRGLIEQAGNVANKVINIEQEGIRQELPYRQEFDSLLAEAQGEAYVKPDPRTELMLTAGYFAFARTAWEGLNDSISQAMQWFVPRKKVSYSEFLDSLLIQPRERVKEPVYRQYELLRTFLQRYQELNKKEVWSPIPSKKNGYQQGDKSAEILQIKHRLQKYGDFTGDTSTNLFDVALVAAVKQFQQRHGLLSDGILGGSTLTELNVPLKTRIQQIIVNMERSRWLPIHAESDYLVVNIPDYTLRVFKNDSVTWKCRVVVGKAVHKTVIFSGDIKYVVFSPYWYVPASIVRKEIVPGMRRDPNYLNRHNMQVIGQRNGLPIVRQKPGPRNSLGQVKFLFPNSYSIYLHDTPSKSLFQENSRAFSHGCIRVSEPARLAAYLLRDYPQWTPQKIKAAMEAGKEQTITLEKVLPVYIVYFTAFIDAQGNINFRKDIYDRDERLAEMLLPNVTI